The genomic interval TCTATATCTGCGGAGGAAAAGGGAAATCTTCCCGTCAAACCCCTCAGGAGCTCCTGCATTACAGTGACCGTAACGGACTTAATGGAACAGACCTGGTACGTTGCAGTAAACTGAGTGCGAAAGTAGATAATACAGCGATACAGGACGGTTTTCAATTGTATATGCACAGCTTTATTGTGAATACAGATGGTTTGTGGACAGTGGTGCAGCAAGGCATGCAGGATGGAAGTTCCACCGCCCGCCGCTATCACTGGCATTCTGCAGAAATGAAATCTTTTGTAGATGATCCGCACACGGCAATTTGTGGAGTTAACCAGGGCACAATTATGAACATGGTCACTCAGGCAGCTCAGCCTGCCCGTTTATCTATGTTGTCTATGACTACAGAACATCCTTCGCGGATGATTGCTGAAATACAACATCTCGTTTTGCCAAACCACCATGAAGTTAAATCCAAAGACGTGGACTTGAAACGTCTGGGTGCGATGTTGTGGCTGACCCATGAAAGACAGCCTTCCGATTTTGAAGAATTACTATTACTGGAAGGAATGGGACCAAGAACTTTACAGTCTATGGCTTTAGTGAGTGAGGTGATTTATGGTACACCTTCCCGTTTTAAAGACCCTGCCCGTTTTTCTTTCGCACATGGAGGTAAAGATGGACATCCTTTTCCGGTTCCGCTAAAAGTTTATGACCAGACGATCAGTGTTTTGACAAAAGCAGTTCACAAGGCTAAAATCGGAGAATCTGATAAAATGCAGGCCATTCAAAAACTGGGCGAATTATCCCGGCAGGCAGAGAAAGATTTTATTCCAAATGATAATTTTGAAGAACTTCTGGAAAAAGAACGGAATAACTCCTGGAAATATGGAGGTAAGACGATTTTTGGTGATGCAAAACCGCCTGAAGGAGGTCAATTAAACCTGTTTTAGACATTATTTCTCTATATTTAAACGAGTCCGGTTTAATTTTGAAAAACCATTAAACTATAATTGACGTTTATTGTCATAAATACATCGTATAAACTGAATCTATATTATTTTTGAAGCTACAATGAGTTACTGGCAGCGAGGTTTATGCCTTATTTACATTTTTCTTTTTTCCGGATGCGGAATCCTGGTAAAAACCAGGGCAACAAATCACCATGGGGTTGAAACTGACGATTTTAATCTCCCGGTAATTAACTATCCAAGTGCTATTCCATCTTCCAAAAGGTTACTTCTTCTTTTCTCCGGAGACGGGGGATGGCTGGACTTTGAAGATCAGTTATCTACAGGCTTTGCACAAAAAGGATTTCATACCATAGGCTTTAATTCCAGGAGCTATTTCTGGGACGGTAAAACACCCCAGCAAACGGCAGATGATATTGCCTTATTAATTTACAAATATTCTACGCTCTACAATACCAGGGTGATTTATCTGGTTGGTTATTCCTTTGGCGCAGACGTTGTCCCTTTCATCTATAACCGATTACCAGAGGCAATGAAAAACAAAGTTGTCGCATTGGAGCTGATGTCTCCTTATTTCACCTCAGATTTTAAGGTACATACGTCCGACCTGCTGAATTTGGCCGGAGATGACAGGCAATATAAGGTTCAGCCCGAAATTGAAGCTGTAAACGTCCCGATTTTCTGTTTTTACGGAAAGAATGAAGATCCAAAGCCAATGGAGAAATTACAAAAAAAGAATTTTACATTAAAGATCTTACCGGGAGATCATCATTATGATGCTTCCTCTCATCAGGAAATTTTTAAAGCTTTACGCGGATTAAGAAGAAATCAATTTTTTAGAGAACACGGATTATGGATGCTATAGTAATTACAGAAAAAGGTGGGCCTGAAGTTCTTAAATTAGA from Pedobacter sp. WC2423 carries:
- a CDS encoding DUF763 domain-containing protein, which gives rise to MKRSGTADLPLHYGHIPKWLSLRMSRLGLAITEAMITEYGTAEVLRRLSDPFWFQSLGAVMGMDWHSSGITTSVMGALKSAINPLSKELGIYICGGKGKSSRQTPQELLHYSDRNGLNGTDLVRCSKLSAKVDNTAIQDGFQLYMHSFIVNTDGLWTVVQQGMQDGSSTARRYHWHSAEMKSFVDDPHTAICGVNQGTIMNMVTQAAQPARLSMLSMTTEHPSRMIAEIQHLVLPNHHEVKSKDVDLKRLGAMLWLTHERQPSDFEELLLLEGMGPRTLQSMALVSEVIYGTPSRFKDPARFSFAHGGKDGHPFPVPLKVYDQTISVLTKAVHKAKIGESDKMQAIQKLGELSRQAEKDFIPNDNFEELLEKERNNSWKYGGKTIFGDAKPPEGGQLNLF
- a CDS encoding AcvB/VirJ family lysyl-phosphatidylglycerol hydrolase, whose product is MSYWQRGLCLIYIFLFSGCGILVKTRATNHHGVETDDFNLPVINYPSAIPSSKRLLLLFSGDGGWLDFEDQLSTGFAQKGFHTIGFNSRSYFWDGKTPQQTADDIALLIYKYSTLYNTRVIYLVGYSFGADVVPFIYNRLPEAMKNKVVALELMSPYFTSDFKVHTSDLLNLAGDDRQYKVQPEIEAVNVPIFCFYGKNEDPKPMEKLQKKNFTLKILPGDHHYDASSHQEIFKALRGLRRNQFFREHGLWML